DNA sequence from the Streptomyces cinnabarinus genome:
CGGTCGCGCCGTCCGCCAGGCCCACGGCCGGGGTGCCGCCGCCGCGGATACCGTCCGCTCCGGGCCTCCCCGGCTGGTCCCACAGCCTCGGTTTCGCAGCCGACGGCTCGGGGTTCGCCCTGCTCGCACAGTGCACCGATGCGCGGTGCGAGCAGGGCGTGGCCGTCCTGGACAGGGGCGCCCGGCGCTGGCGCCCGGCCGAGTCACCGTTGCCGGACGTCACCGGCGACGACGGCATCACCGTCGGGCTCACGGTGCTCGGGCCGGGCCGTGCCGTCATCATCGGCCAGAGCGAGCAGTGGCCCCGGCCCGCACCGACCTGGTTCACCCGGGACAACGGCCGCAGCTGGACCCGCGGTTCGACCGACCCGGAGGGCCGTACGGCGACCGTCCCCGAGGGCGCGCTGCTCACCGAGGAGTGCCTGGAGCTGGAGTCCGATCTCAACTCCTGCGCCCGCAACCGCCTGCTCGTCGTGCTGCCCGACACCGGTGAACTCCGCGTCCTGAAACGGCAGCCGCCCCTGAAGGGCATCCTCGCCCCGGCCGGAGACGGGGCCCGGGACGCGCTCTTCGTCTCCGGCCTGGACGCCTCCGGCCGCCCGGCACTGGCGAAGAGCGAGGACCGGGGCCGCACCTGGAAGGTGGCCCGGCTGACCGAGCCGGGGAAAGGCGGCTGGGGCCTGCGCGTGGTCGCCGCCGGACCGGACCGCCTCTTCGCCGCGCAGCCGGGCCGGCTCCCCGAGGAGGAGGGCGGGAAGAACGGCCTGCGCGCCATCCACACCAGCACCGACGGCGGCCTGACCTGGAACCGCGTCTGGGCCTACCGCAAGGGTGTCGAACCCCTGTCGATCCTCGGCGACCCGGTCACTGCTGCCGACGGCGGCGTCACCGTGTACGGCGAGTCCGGCGTCTGGCACAGCACCGACGGCGCCCGCACCTTCCGCTCCACCGGCGGCACCCGCGGCCCCGCCGGCTCCGTCACCCGCACTCCCCTCGGCTGGCTGTGGACCGACAGCTACGGCAACGGCCAGTACCGCATTTCGGCGGACGGCGTGCGCTGGCACGGGTTCACCGTGGGGGAGGGGGTCGGGTGAGGGCGAGTGGCCCGGCCGGCCAGGCGCGTCGCCTAGTGATGGAAGGCGGTCGCCTGACCCGCCTCACGTCCCAGGGGATGCGGTTGTCGCCGCAGTTCGGGGAGCAGTCGCTGCAGGTCCTCCAGGAGCAGCGCCGCGAGGTCCGTGGAGAAGCCGTTGCGGCACACCACCCGCAGCACGGACAGGTCCTCCCGGTTCGCCGGGAAGGTGTACGCGGGCACCAGCCAGCCGTGCTCCCGGAGCCTGCGGGAGACGTCGAAGACGTCGTACGCCGTCACATCGGGTGCCGTGGTGAAGGCGAAGACCGGCAACTGGTCGCCCCGGGTGAGGAGTCGGAAGTCGCCGAGGGCCTCGATCCGCCCGGCGAGCCCGTTCGCGACGTCCCGGGCGGTCTGCTGCACGGCCCGGTAGCCCTCCCGGCCCAGCCGCAGGAAGGTGTAGTACTGCGCGACGACCTGGGCGCCGGGCCGGGAGAAGTTCAGCGCGAAGGTCGGCATGTCGCCGCCCAGGTAGTTCACGCGGAACACCAGCTCCTCGGGCAGCGCCGCCTTGTCCCGCCACAGCGCCCAGCCGACGCCCGGGTAGACGAGCCCGTACTTGTGCCCGGAGGTGTTGATGGACGACACCCGCGGGAGGCGGAAGTCCCACACCAGGTCCTCGTCGAGGAAGGGCGCGACCATCGCCCCGGAGGCGCCGTCGACATGGACCGGGATGTCGAGGCCGGTGCGCTCCTGGAGGGCGTCCAGGGCGGCGCACAGATCGGCGATGGGCTCGTAGGACCCATCGAAGGTGGAGCCGAGGATGCCCACGACGCCGATGGTGTTCTCGTCGCACAGCTCGACCGCCGCCTGGGGGTCGAGGTGGAAGCGCTCACCCTCCATGGGCACCAGCCGGGGCTCCACCTCCCAGAAGTTGCAGAACTTGTCCCAGCAGACTTGGACGTTGACGCCCATCACCAGGTTCGGACGGCCGCTGGTGTTCCGCCGGCTCCAGCGGCGCTTGAGCGCCATCCCCGCGAGCATGCAGGCCTCGCTGGACCCGGTCGTCGAACAGCCCACGGCTGCCGCCGGGTCGGGCGCGTGCCACAGATCGGCGAGCATCGCCACACAGCGCCGCTCCAGCTCGGCGGTGCGCGGGTACTCGTCCTTGTCGATCATGTTCTTGTCCCGGCACTCCGCCATCAGCACCCCGGCCTGCGGCTCCATCCAGGTGGTGACGAAGGTGGCCAGGTTCAGCCGCGAGTTGCCGTCCAGCATCAGCTCGTCATGGACGAGCTGGTACGCCGTCGTCGGCGACAGCGGGCTGTCCGGGAGCCGGTGCTGGGGCGGCGCCCCGGTCATCCGGCTGACCGGATTGGCCTCGCCGTAGAAGGGGTTGACGGACAGGGGGCGGTCATCGGGCCGTTCGGGGCCCTTGTGCAGCGCCATCGGGGTCTCCTTGCGGGTGGGGGAGTTCAGCGGACAGGGGTGCCGTCCTCGCGCAGCTGCATCTGGGGGCGGCCGGTGACGAGCAGCCAGGCGGGCAGCGAGGCGATGCAGAGGAGGGCGAGGATGGTGGGGGAGGCGACCAGGACGGCGGCGGTGAACAGGCTCACCCAGCCCTGCCGGGTGACTGCGAGCAGGACACCGAGCACGGCGGTCGAGACCGCGAGCGCGGAATGCACCTCCGGCACCAGTGCGTGGGCGCACAGTCCGAGGGCCACGCCCACGAAGACGGACGGGAAGATCCGCCCGCCCCGGAAGCCGCAGCAGGCGGCGACCACCATGGCGGCCAGCTTCACCACCGACATCGTGGCGAACTCGCCCGCCGACCAGCCGTCGGGATCGGCCGCCAGCTCCCCGATCTCGTCCAGCCCCTTGAAGAGCGTCAGATGGCCGCCCAGGGCCCCCAACAGGCCCAGGACGAGTCCGCCCACCGGAAGCATCAGCATCGGGTGCCGCAGCCAGTTGAACGCGGCGTGGACATACGGGAAGGCGTACACGGCCGCCAGTCCGAGCAGCGCGCCCGCCGAGGCGATCACCACCGCCGCCAGCAGATCGTCCCAGCCGGGGTGGTCGAAGGCGGGCAGATCCAGGTCGAAGGTCGGCTCGGCGATCAGCGTGGTGGTGGTCGCGCCGACCGCGGCGGCCACGAGCGGGGCGAAGACGTTGTCCCACAGCGCCCCGCGGATCTTGCGCCCGGCCAGCGCCTCGGAGATCACCAGCGCCGCCGCCACCGGCGTGCCGAACAGCGCGCCGATGGTCGCCGCCTCCGCGAGCGCCGCCCACAGCCCGCCGGGCGCCTTGGGCAGCAAGCGGTGCCCGATCCAGAAGGTGAGGCCCACATTGGCGGCGATGATCGGGTTCTCCGGGCCCAGGCTGGGCCCGCCCGCGAGCATCAGGGCGGTCGCCAGCAGCAGACCCGGCAGCACGGCGGGGGGCAGTACGGGGGCTTCGAGACCGGTGGTGGCGGGGTCGGGCCCGGCATGCCCGGGGACCTTCCACACCACCAGACCGACGGCGACTCCGGTGGCGGTGAGCATGATCATCATCCACAGCACGGAGTAGCGGCCCACACCCAGCGCGTCCGGCAGGTTCTGCCACAGCACGTCCTGGAGGGCTTCGGCCGCCTCGCTCACCCCGAGTAACAGCAGGCTCGCTCCCACGCCCACGATCACGGCGGGGAGGATCAGCGGTAGCAGGGTGCGTGCCGGGGTCGCCGGTCTCGCCGGGGCGGCGGGCGCCTGCGGCGCGGGTTCCTGGGCCACGAGGGACACCATAAGCGCGCAATTCGGGCAATGCAGGCATACCGAGTGGGCTTGCACCTCACGTGGCGTGAGGATTCACCGTGGAGTGCGTACCGAGAAGGGAGCGGATGAAGTGAGC
Encoded proteins:
- a CDS encoding WD40/YVTN/BNR-like repeat-containing protein, coding for MGFRLPRAQLFLVLFLFLPLSACDSGSAGGRDAGRSVAPSARPTAGVPPPRIPSAPGLPGWSHSLGFAADGSGFALLAQCTDARCEQGVAVLDRGARRWRPAESPLPDVTGDDGITVGLTVLGPGRAVIIGQSEQWPRPAPTWFTRDNGRSWTRGSTDPEGRTATVPEGALLTEECLELESDLNSCARNRLLVVLPDTGELRVLKRQPPLKGILAPAGDGARDALFVSGLDASGRPALAKSEDRGRTWKVARLTEPGKGGWGLRVVAAGPDRLFAAQPGRLPEEEGGKNGLRAIHTSTDGGLTWNRVWAYRKGVEPLSILGDPVTAADGGVTVYGESGVWHSTDGARTFRSTGGTRGPAGSVTRTPLGWLWTDSYGNGQYRISADGVRWHGFTVGEGVG
- a CDS encoding glutamate decarboxylase, which encodes MALHKGPERPDDRPLSVNPFYGEANPVSRMTGAPPQHRLPDSPLSPTTAYQLVHDELMLDGNSRLNLATFVTTWMEPQAGVLMAECRDKNMIDKDEYPRTAELERRCVAMLADLWHAPDPAAAVGCSTTGSSEACMLAGMALKRRWSRRNTSGRPNLVMGVNVQVCWDKFCNFWEVEPRLVPMEGERFHLDPQAAVELCDENTIGVVGILGSTFDGSYEPIADLCAALDALQERTGLDIPVHVDGASGAMVAPFLDEDLVWDFRLPRVSSINTSGHKYGLVYPGVGWALWRDKAALPEELVFRVNYLGGDMPTFALNFSRPGAQVVAQYYTFLRLGREGYRAVQQTARDVANGLAGRIEALGDFRLLTRGDQLPVFAFTTAPDVTAYDVFDVSRRLREHGWLVPAYTFPANREDLSVLRVVCRNGFSTDLAALLLEDLQRLLPELRRQPHPLGREAGQATAFHH
- a CDS encoding ion channel protein, giving the protein MAQEPAPQAPAAPARPATPARTLLPLILPAVIVGVGASLLLLGVSEAAEALQDVLWQNLPDALGVGRYSVLWMMIMLTATGVAVGLVVWKVPGHAGPDPATTGLEAPVLPPAVLPGLLLATALMLAGGPSLGPENPIIAANVGLTFWIGHRLLPKAPGGLWAALAEAATIGALFGTPVAAALVISEALAGRKIRGALWDNVFAPLVAAAVGATTTTLIAEPTFDLDLPAFDHPGWDDLLAAVVIASAGALLGLAAVYAFPYVHAAFNWLRHPMLMLPVGGLVLGLLGALGGHLTLFKGLDEIGELAADPDGWSAGEFATMSVVKLAAMVVAACCGFRGGRIFPSVFVGVALGLCAHALVPEVHSALAVSTAVLGVLLAVTRQGWVSLFTAAVLVASPTILALLCIASLPAWLLVTGRPQMQLREDGTPVR